Proteins from one Planctomyces sp. SH-PL62 genomic window:
- a CDS encoding helix-turn-helix transcriptional regulator has translation MNAIPRPDAASTGLEPPLSIDDLAAALACSRRLVERMRAAGKMPPPDLRVGKMPRWKRSTLVRWIAEGGGS, from the coding sequence ATGAACGCCATCCCCCGTCCCGACGCCGCCTCGACCGGCCTGGAACCGCCGCTGTCGATCGACGACCTGGCCGCCGCCCTGGCGTGCTCGCGCCGCCTGGTGGAGCGCATGCGGGCCGCCGGCAAGATGCCCCCGCCGGACCTGCGCGTCGGCAAGATGCCGCGCTGGAAGCGGTCCACCCTCGTGCGCTGGATCGCGGAAGGGGGTGGCTCTTGA
- a CDS encoding DUF3987 domain-containing protein, protein MSIPDASVAWLLRRLLSDQPINGELAALAEPWKTIGEHLAELPIDGRGAAWELLSAALPGREAVVAALMNVDPMGDQPPPEPAAADSWGPLRIGETPAVEDFPLDMLPPPARHLAEEASRSIGCPVDFAAGATLAVAAGAIGRSVSLLLKPGYFASSSLFVAVIGKASSGKSPAVECVASPIYAIDRELTAEHAAAELRWKRECEALGPKPKASELPPRPRPRRVDIDNLTLEKLPGLLSDNPRGLLMVRDELSALMGSFGQFKGGRGTDKEDILSAWSGKRIIKDRVGDDNGVPLRSPHPCLSIVGGTVPASLPGFVDPSRPGDGFIERFLFIYPDPFGVPEDEDEDGVSEAATAEWAALVGRLWDRPMNGEHPHVAVLTPDARKARKRLRTTHAREMNHPGFNPSLEAAWGKLSAYADRLALVLGLMEHASDPTADPLAVPDIAERHVENAWRLTAYFKSHARRVRSGSDPTGAGPHAAEVNAIIEWLRDGRRTTFTERDVRRARPWITAESLVKALTNLAKTNAIRSQVAPQGPAGPGRPSSPAYSVNPDLLA, encoded by the coding sequence TTGAGCATCCCCGACGCCTCCGTCGCCTGGCTTCTCCGACGCCTGTTGAGCGACCAACCCATCAACGGCGAGTTGGCCGCGCTTGCCGAGCCCTGGAAGACGATCGGCGAACATCTCGCCGAACTGCCCATCGACGGACGCGGCGCCGCCTGGGAGCTGCTGTCGGCCGCCTTGCCCGGCAGGGAAGCCGTCGTCGCCGCCCTGATGAACGTCGATCCGATGGGAGATCAACCGCCCCCCGAGCCGGCCGCCGCCGATTCTTGGGGGCCGCTGCGGATCGGCGAGACGCCGGCCGTGGAAGACTTCCCGCTCGACATGCTGCCGCCGCCCGCCCGACACCTCGCGGAAGAGGCTTCGCGGTCGATCGGCTGCCCGGTCGACTTCGCCGCCGGGGCGACGCTGGCCGTCGCCGCCGGGGCGATCGGACGATCCGTCTCGCTGCTCTTGAAGCCGGGCTACTTCGCGTCGTCGTCCCTGTTCGTGGCTGTCATCGGCAAGGCGTCGTCCGGCAAGTCCCCGGCGGTGGAATGCGTCGCGAGCCCCATCTACGCGATCGACCGCGAGCTGACCGCCGAGCACGCCGCCGCCGAACTTCGGTGGAAGCGGGAATGCGAGGCGTTGGGGCCGAAGCCCAAGGCGTCGGAACTCCCCCCCCGGCCGCGTCCGCGAAGGGTCGACATCGACAACCTCACGCTGGAGAAGCTGCCCGGCCTCTTGAGCGACAATCCGCGCGGCCTGCTCATGGTCCGCGACGAACTATCCGCCCTCATGGGATCGTTCGGGCAATTCAAGGGGGGGCGTGGGACCGACAAGGAGGACATCCTGTCGGCGTGGTCCGGTAAGCGGATCATCAAGGATCGCGTCGGCGACGACAACGGCGTTCCGCTCCGTTCGCCCCATCCCTGTCTCTCGATCGTCGGCGGCACGGTCCCGGCCTCGCTGCCAGGGTTCGTCGACCCATCCCGGCCCGGCGACGGGTTCATCGAGCGGTTCTTGTTCATCTACCCCGACCCGTTCGGGGTGCCGGAAGACGAGGACGAGGACGGTGTGTCCGAGGCCGCGACTGCCGAGTGGGCCGCCTTGGTCGGGCGCCTCTGGGATCGCCCGATGAACGGCGAACACCCGCACGTCGCCGTCCTGACGCCTGACGCCAGGAAGGCCCGAAAGCGGCTTCGCACGACCCACGCCCGCGAGATGAACCACCCCGGCTTCAATCCCTCATTGGAAGCCGCGTGGGGGAAGCTGTCCGCCTACGCGGATCGGCTGGCCCTGGTCCTCGGACTCATGGAGCACGCCAGCGACCCGACCGCCGATCCCCTGGCCGTCCCCGACATCGCCGAACGCCACGTCGAGAACGCCTGGCGACTCACGGCCTACTTCAAGAGCCACGCGCGGCGGGTTCGCTCGGGGAGCGACCCGACCGGGGCCGGACCCCACGCCGCCGAAGTCAATGCGATCATCGAATGGCTTCGCGACGGCCGCCGCACGACGTTCACCGAACGCGACGTGAGACGGGCGCGGCCGTGGATCACGGCCGAATCGCTGGTCAAAGCCTTGACCAATCTCGCCAAAACGAACGCGATCCGCTCGCAGGTGGCCCCGCAAGGCCCCGCCGGACCCGGCCGTCCGTCGTCCCCCGCCTACAGCGTGAATCCCGACCTGCTGGCCTGA